A stretch of DNA from Myxocyprinus asiaticus isolate MX2 ecotype Aquarium Trade chromosome 32, UBuf_Myxa_2, whole genome shotgun sequence:
CATATATGTGAGCACAAAGTTTTGCAAGCAAACGCAAAGTTTCTCAGGGGAACACAAATGTTTTGCAGGAGCACGCAAAAGCATtgattgttttttcccctccctaCTAAGTTTTCCTTAGGGGCTCAGTAGGGATGTCAACTCTCACACATTTGGCGTGAGAAATGCTTTCACGCTCAGTCTCGCACTCTCACAGCACCCAAGTAGGCCAGCTGTAAATGGGTAAAAGCCTGATGATGAGTGTAAAACAATAGTTCACTAGGAAACAAACATCTTCAATAGAAGGGCAGTCCCAGATCAGTAAAGTCTCCTCATGGGTACAGTCACAATATTATAACTAGCTGTACAGAAATAAGTTGTTTACGTTAAATTACAActccaatgcaaaaaataaataaataaataaataaatcagaaggtatggaaaatgtttgtaaaaacaaaatggagtgatttatacattttattcaccctgtgctatattcaAAGCAAtttaacaacacattatttgatgtttcaccttgcaatgtttttattttttattttttattgttttatagacTTGCTTCAAAACACATGAATGCaatatgctccaaaaaagttgagacagtcaagtgtttaaaacTGAGTAACATGTCTTCTAATAATACTTAagtgtttgggcactgaagacacaaattgttatttatttattagttatttttttatccccttttctcccaattttgtaatgcccaattcccactacttagtaggtcctcatggtggcgcggttactcacctcaatccggatggcggaggacaagtctcagttgcctccacttctgagaccgtcaatccacgcttcttatcacgtgactcgttgtgcatgacaccatggagactcacagcatgtggaggctcatactactctccacgatccacgcacaacttaccacacgccccattgagagcgagaaccactaatcacaaccacgaggaggttaccccatgtgactctaccctccctagcaaccgggccaatttggttgcttaggagacctggctggaatcactcagcacacctggattcgaactcgtgactccaggggtggtagtcagcgtcagtactcgctgagctacccaggcccccgacacaTGTTTTTCACAAGTTAAGCAAGCAgaaatttcccccattcatccattatgcaggtcttcagctttAAGATTGTAAGGGGCcttcattgccatattgtgcacttcataatgcatcACACATTCTCAATCAGAGACAGGTCAAGATTGCAGGCAGGCGAATCTAgcactctctgcttacgcagCCATTAACTTGTTTTTCAGCCAGTATGTGTTTTGGCGCTGGCCTGCTGGACAGCATCTGGATGACAGCATAGGTTAGCATATGACATAGCCTTagtactttaaatatatatatatatatatatatatatatatatatatatatatatatatatatatatatgtgtgtgtatatatatatatgtgtgtgtgtatatatatatatgtgtgtatatatatatatatatatatatatatatatataatttcaaaagGTCCCAGTTGCTCAGGTGATGAAAAGTAACTCCATTAAatccaatgtaaacatgtaatgcaattaaaggaatattccaggttcaacacaagttaagctcagtcgacagcatttgtggcataatattgattaacacaaacatttattttgacttgttcctctttttctttaaaaaaagaaaacaatctgggttccagtgagacacttacaatggaagtgaatggggccaatttttggagggtttaaaggcagaaacgtgaagcttgtaattttataaaagcacttacatgaattcttctgttaaatcttcttgattaaattgttattttttacagtcattttagggttttagggtttgttgacattacaacatCATGGCCagaggtggactggccatcgggagcaccgggaGTTTTTCATGTGGGGTAATTTCGTCTGGCGCATTGCTACACAAGTACCGTCCCATCCTACAGTCGAAATAGGCAGCTGCCCTGGACttcagccatgtctcctaagcaaccaaattggcccggttgctagggagggtagagtcacatggggtaacctcctcgtggtcgcgattagtggttctcgctctcattgggacgtgtggtaagttgtgcgtggatcgtggagagtagcgtgagcctccacatgctgtgagtctccgtggtgtcatgcacaacgagtcacgtgataagatgcgtggactgacggtctcagaagtggaggcaactgagacttgtcctccgccacccggattgaggtgagtaaccgcgccaccacaaggacccactaagtagtgggaattgggcattccaaattgggagaaaagaggataaaataaaataaaaaagaatccaGTTTTATCAATcagtgttatggtgtggtgtggtgtgttgcgggccgggtttggtgggccactctgggccagaaagtcctaCTCTGCACCCtaatcatggcaatgaagttgtaaaattggctataactttacacaaaaagcttagaaagtgattttatcacactaaatcatgtttgCACACAAAttgcttatgtcttgtggctatacttttgaaaaagtgagtattttgacgttcaaaaattggcccctgttcacttccattgtaagagcctcactttaacccagatttttgcttttttttaagaaaaggaggagcttaacttgtatttaccccagaatattcctttatataattatatttattatttagtaaGTGCAGCCAGTGTGAGTGTATGGATGATTGTGTACTTTTGCCACCACCAAAGAACATTTTGGACCAGGTAAATcaatagtgtgtgtgtatttgaaatAGCAAATGCCACATTAATTGCCATAAGTGAGCATACAAATCCCTGATCATTACTTGCATAGTAGGGTTTGATTAGGTTGTGGTGTTACAAATTAAACATAGTTCTAGTTTCAATTACATGCATGTGTGATTGACTCACCCCAAAATCTCACTCCAACCAGGTAACCAAAGTTGCAACTTGTCCTACAACTTTCATCTGATCTTCCCCCATTTTAACTCAGATAATCTACATACCATGCCCGTCAAAAATTATTAAaaggtttaatttttatttttatttttgattgtgTTTTGTGGATTTTTGTGGTGCCACCTGATGCTACAGTGTTAAACATATCTTCAGTAGGCTATGCTGAATGTAGGCAAATACATGGTAGACTTCGGCAACTTCACTTGTCAGCAAACCACAAAGCATGTTCATTCATCTTCACTCGTTCAAGTATTGCATAAGTTGACACAAAAAACATGATTCACTCCATCAGTAAATATATAAATTGCTTTAtatctgtgtttttttcttttctttcagtgCTAATGTCTCTCAGCTACCCTGGACACACTCAAGGTGAAACATAAATCATAAATGCATTACATCCTAAATCATAAGTTCATATAGGTGGCATTTCAAAAACGGATTACTTTTAACATCTAATGCAAATCAAAATACCCATAGCATGATTATAGATAATCATacttaaaaatgacatttataataataataataataataataaaaacgacACATACATCAATTAAATTAACTTCAGTCCATTTTAATTCTACCTTCGTAAATTAATAAACTAATTACAATactgcatcctgtttgctacctAAACTCAGAAGGCATTCTGAATTCTAAATGGTTAAAAATCTtggcacacaaacacatatgatttttatatattttattggaGTATCTGCCATCGTCACATTGACATACAGTGGCCTCCGCTAacattggcacccttggtaaatatgggcaaagaaggctgtgaagaatatgtctttattgattatccttttgatctttcattcaaaatattcacaaaaatctatcctctaatggatatcaaacaattgcaaacacaacacaagattaatacaaaataataataattattattgtcaGATATACATATGTATGGCACAactattggcacccttttattcaatactttgtgcaacctcacTTTGCCAAGATAaaagctctgagtcttctcctataatgcctaatgtggttggagaacacatggcaagggatctaagaccattcctccatacagaatctctccagatccttcaaattctgaggtccaagctggtggactctcctcttcattTCATCCCACAGGTTtcctatggggttcaggtcaggagaatgggatggccatggcagaaccttgattttgtggtcagtgaaccatttttgtgttgattttgatgtgtgttttggatcattgtactgctggaagatccaaccagagTCCATGATgtcatgtatccgaacaagatgtccaggacctctgacataaaaacagccccacaacattaaagatccaccaccatatgtaaccgtgggcatgaggtacgtatccatatggctacctctctgtgtgcaccaGACCAACCTCTGGTGTTTGCTgtcaaaaagctctatttttgtttcatctgaccatagaacccagtcacatttgaagttccagtagtgtctggcaaactgaagacacttgagtttgttgttggattaGAGCAGAGGCTTtgttcttgaaaccctcccaaacaacttgtggtgatgtaggtgatgtctgatattttttatGAGGCTTTCTGACCCCaggacccaactaatttctgcaattctctcagctgtgatccttggagaatttttggccgcTCGAAAAAATCCTCCTCACcgtgtgtggagacaatatagacacacgtcctcttccaggccgattcgtaacatctccagttgactgGAACTTCTTAAtcattgccctgatggtggaaatgggcattttcaatgctttagctattttcttatagccactttccattttgtgaagctcaacaaccttttgccgcacatcagaactttattctttggtcttacacattgtgatggatgactaagggaatttggttTGTGTgatacctcatatttatacccatatgaaacaggaagtcatggctgaacaatttcatgttcctagtcacccaggtgcactaaaaaataaaaaatgtgaatggCAATATGCTTCAGATATTCAGATGTTAcgaatcggcctggaagaggacgtgtgtctatattgtctccacacacagtgaggaggGTGGTTCGAGTGgacaaagaatctccaaggatcacagctggagaattgcagaaatgagttgggtcttggggtcagaaagtctcaaaattaatatcagacatcacctacatcaccacaagttgtttgggagggtttaaaaaaaaagcctctgctctcaaccaacaacaaactcaagcgtcttcagtttgccagacactattgGAACTTCAAAtgaaaccaaaatagagctttttgacagcaaacaccagagattggtctggtgcacacagagaggtagccatatggatacgtacctcatgcccacggttaaatatggtggtggatctttaatgttgtggggctgtttttatgtcagagttcctggacatcttgttcggatacatggcatcaagGACTCTATCAaaaaccaacagataaaaaatctaaacctgactgcctctgccagaaagcttaatatgggccctggttggatcatccagcaggacaatgatccaaacaAAGAtcagaatcaacacaaaaatggttcactgaccacaaaatcaaggttctgccatggccatcccaatctcctgacctgaaccccatagaaaacctgtgtggtgaactgaagaggagagtccaccagcttggacctcagaatttgaaggatctggagagattctgtatggaggaaagtctcagatcccttgccatgtgttctccaacctcattaggcattataggagaagactcagagctttTATCTTGGCAAAgtgaggttgcacaaagtattgaataaaaggttGCCAATAACTGTGCCAcatatatatttgacaaaaatatttttttttttttattaaacttgtgttgtgtttgcaatcgtttgatatccattagagtatagatttttgtgaatattttgaatgaaagatcaaaaggataaacaataaagacatatttttacagccttctttgctcatatttaccaagggtgccaatattagtGGAGGCCACTTTTTTTTTACCAATCACTGCATGCCTGATCATAGTTTCTAGCATTGATTTGTGTTCCTCTTTTCAATAACAAAGGTACCAAACCTATATCATATCAAAACTTGAAAGTGCTCTCCAAGAAGAGAGTTAGCCAGATCGGAATTAGCAAGATTGGAAGATCTGGCATatgttatatcatattatatttgtTAAGGAACTTATGATGATAAGTTACTTTTAACcgttgttttattttgttctaactggttaccatttggaaaggaggctgcggacgttctgaactggaatgaaaaaatatgttttttgctcagaacgaaccgaaattaaaaacattaagtcttaGTCCCCTAAACAAAATATGTTtacttgtgtgtgttttttatacaGCAGGAGCCAAACCTGTATTGCACGTACAGCCTGATGAACATGTGTTCAGAGGAGAGACTGTCACATTCACATGTGACATACAGACAGAAACAGACACTGAGTGGACATACAGCTATATTAAGAATGGAGACATTCGCTCCTCAAACACATCAACTCAAGAGTTCAGGATCAGTACTGTTTATGAGTCTGACATTGGTAAATACAGCTGTAGAGGAGAGAAATCAAGTGACCCACCAATATCAGTCATCAGTGATGCTGTTACACTGACTGTATCAGGTGAGTGTTCACATTCAGATTTAACACAGTCACTCTGTTAACAAGATGTGCACTGTTCATCGCATTCTACTATTAGTGTAGAATCAGGACACTGATGTAGAGAAAATCTGTTGCAGGAGCAAAAAAGGGCCGTTCCCAACAAACGCGTTTTTGCGACAGTCTGtggtgtttttctgtgtaaacgtgCTGGCCAGATGGACACCGTTCATCCTTATATCACTATGTTTTCAGCGTCTTGCACAGGAACACAAcccatttttacattattttgtctgTTAAAACTATTAGTAATGATTACAATTATTAGTTAAGCTCAAAACAAAGTTACAGTAAAGAAAATGCTACTTTTTGTGTAGGATGACCAGAGGTTCTAAAGAAACGAACGTTTCTTTAAACCCCATTGATGAATGCTAGGATACAGACATGAATGCCAGTTATTGTATGTCATTTATTGTTTACACTATATCATTATATACTCACAGCCACACCAAAACCAGTTCTGACTGTGATGCCCCAGAGTTCAGTGTTCATTGGAGACACAGTTAATCTGAGCTGTGAGTTCACACACTCAACTGGATGGAAGATTCACTGGTATAAAAACGTAAAACACATAAAAGCTTATTCTGCACAAACTGAAACATTGAGTGATGTGAAAGTCTCTGATGGAGGAAAGTATCACTGCAGGGCTCAAAGAGGAAACTACTACACACATTACAGTCACACAGTTATGATAACAGTAACTGGTAAGTGCTGTTTTACTTTTGTTGTCTAACCCTGTCATGCAACAACAATGATGATATACAAACATGTAGATTGTGTTCTGTGATCTTTGCACAGAGAGACTCAAACCTGATGTGCATTTACAGCCCGATGAACATATTCAGAACAATGGCAGCCAGAAACCAGGCTTGGGTGTGCCACAGGAAAACTGGGTGTGCaagaactatttatttttttaccattatgTTACATTATAatgacttaaatcaatgaaactTTTATCAACAGAGTAGGTAGGCCTGATAATGTATCCAAATATTAGGCTTGATATTTAGTCATTAAACTAACTTAAGAGTTAATTTCCAAAATATGTTGAAGACACAtataaaaggagggacaatttgCACGATACAAATATGGACAAAAATACACCGGGTTTCACATTCACGGACCTGGAAGCTTAAGTTTGGATAAGAAACATGCGTACGGGGaagttttgttcatttgtgtcaGCCAAAAGTAAGCAAAGCAATAATAGTAATTTTACGTTAATTATTGAGCCGCAATGAATAATGGTTATTGTCATATCTGACTTGATGCAAACTAACAACCTAACAGTAAGTAGACCATCTATGCATAGTAGACTTGGACattaagtgtgtgtttgttttgtgatttGCTCCTGTTGCGAGATGTAATCGAAGACGGCCTCTGTAACACATTGGATATTATTATAGTCATCAAAATTATTAAATAGCCATAATCGATGTGCTGATGTTTCAGCATCATAGGGGCGTAGATTCTAGGGGTGATGGTGTTCAAACCCAATATATGCCCTTGCCCCTACATTTTACGcatgtttcaaggagcacaaca
This window harbors:
- the LOC127423546 gene encoding basement membrane-specific heparan sulfate proteoglycan core protein-like isoform X4, which encodes MESSVLPLLLLLMSLSYPGHTQAGAKPVLHVQPDEHVFRGETVTFTCDIQTETDTEWTYSYIKNGDIRSSNTSTQEFRISTVYESDIGKYSCRGEKSSDPPISVISDAVTLTVSATPKPVLTVMPQSSVFIGDTVNLSCEFTHSTGWKIHWYKNVKHIKAYSAQTETLSDVKVSDGGKYHCRAQRGNYYTHYSHTVMITVTERLKPDVHLQPDEHIQNNGSQKPGLGVPQENWCHIQQIRFLSYTLSVLFWQFVHI
- the LOC127423546 gene encoding basement membrane-specific heparan sulfate proteoglycan core protein-like isoform X2; protein product: MESSVLPLLLLLMSLSYPGHTQGAKPVLHVQPDEHVFRGETVTFTCDIQTETDTEWTYSYIKNGDIRSSNTSTQEFRISTVYESDIGKYSCRGEKSSDPPISVISDAVTLTVSATPKPVLTVMPQSSVFIGDTVNLSCEFTHSTGWKIHWYKNVKHIKAYSAQTETLSDVKVSDGGKYHCRAQRGNYYTHYSHTVMITVTVSHSADQISVLHTLSSLLAVCPYLIVTVMLVFKYYRARGERDQYNPQMKCLFTKTITAEKSNMNV
- the LOC127423546 gene encoding basement membrane-specific heparan sulfate proteoglycan core protein-like isoform X6 codes for the protein MLMSLSYPGHTQGAKPVLHVQPDEHVFRGETVTFTCDIQTETDTEWTYSYIKNGDIRSSNTSTQEFRISTVYESDIGKYSCRGEKSSDPPISVISDAVTLTVSATPKPVLTVMPQSSVFIGDTVNLSCEFTHSTGWKIHWYKNVKHIKAYSAQTETLSDVKVSDGGKYHCRAQRGNYYTHYSHTVMITVTVSHSADQISVLHTLSSLLAVCPYLIVTVMLVFKYYRARGERDQYNPQMKCLFTKTITAEKSNMNV
- the LOC127423546 gene encoding basement membrane-specific heparan sulfate proteoglycan core protein-like isoform X3, with the translated sequence MESSVLPLLLLLMSLSYPGHTQAGAKPVLHVQPDEHVFRGETVTFTCDIQTETDTEWTYSYIKNGDIRSSNTSTQEFRISTVYESDIGKYSCRGEKSSDPPISVISDAVTLTVSATPKPVLTVMPQSSVFIGDTVNLSCEFTHSTGWKIHWYKNVKHIKAYSAQTETLSDVKVSDGGKYHCRAQRGNYYTHYSHTVMITVTVSHSADQISVLHTLSSLLAVCPYLIVTVMLVFKYYRARVISVEDQSQYAVTEEETSI
- the LOC127423546 gene encoding basement membrane-specific heparan sulfate proteoglycan core protein-like isoform X1; this encodes MESSVLPLLLLLMSLSYPGHTQAGAKPVLHVQPDEHVFRGETVTFTCDIQTETDTEWTYSYIKNGDIRSSNTSTQEFRISTVYESDIGKYSCRGEKSSDPPISVISDAVTLTVSATPKPVLTVMPQSSVFIGDTVNLSCEFTHSTGWKIHWYKNVKHIKAYSAQTETLSDVKVSDGGKYHCRAQRGNYYTHYSHTVMITVTVSHSADQISVLHTLSSLLAVCPYLIVTVMLVFKYYRARGERDQYNPQMKCLFTKTITAEKSNMNV
- the LOC127423546 gene encoding basement membrane-specific heparan sulfate proteoglycan core protein-like isoform X5 translates to MLMSLSYPGHTQAGAKPVLHVQPDEHVFRGETVTFTCDIQTETDTEWTYSYIKNGDIRSSNTSTQEFRISTVYESDIGKYSCRGEKSSDPPISVISDAVTLTVSATPKPVLTVMPQSSVFIGDTVNLSCEFTHSTGWKIHWYKNVKHIKAYSAQTETLSDVKVSDGGKYHCRAQRGNYYTHYSHTVMITVTVSHSADQISVLHTLSSLLAVCPYLIVTVMLVFKYYRARGERDQYNPQMKCLFTKTITAEKSNMNV